The following is a genomic window from Fusarium oxysporum Fo47 chromosome IV, complete sequence.
ACGCGAGCGTACTCATAAATCATACAGAAACTCCTGCGGTCTAGGGAATCAAAGCATACTCAGCCTCTCCACCCTTCTCATACTCAGCGATATCCAGCGCAACAATGCAACTCTCTCGAACAACCTTTTCCTTGTCGTGAAGGAACTTTCTTAGGGTAGCTTCGACACcttcctcctcgcccagGCTGCCAAGTGCCTCGGCCGCTTCATGTCGAACCATGCTAGCCTCGTTGACGTTGCTCAACGCCTCAGTCAGGGCTGGGATTGAAGCGGGGTGTGAAAGCTGTCCAAACACAAAGGCGATCTCGTGTCGGAAGAGTGCGGACGAGTCGGACAATCCTTTAGCAAGAGCGAGAACGGCGGGGACAGCAGTGGGCAGGTCGGGAGGTGATGCCAGATCTCGGAGAGCAAACATGGCGCGGTAACGGAGGAATAGAGGCAGATTTGTATCCATGAGCTTGTGGCCAAGCTCCTCGACTTCAGCCTTCTGTTCGGATTCGGGCATTGGGGGCGCAGGATCGATAGAGGCAAAATCACTAGACGACAAATGTTAATCAGGGGCAACCCCAATATATCTTTCCACAAACCTAGGGCGCAACTTTTCCTTTCGTCGCTCTTCTGAGTTCTCCCACTCAATGCGCTCGATGGCGATCTCGCATGTCTCGATAATGCTTATGTCCTCCTCTTTGCGATCTCGATACTCGCGGAGTATGTCCAGGTTGTCGGCCCAGCCTAAGGCTCCAAGGGCTTCGGCAGCTTCGTGGCGGCACATTGGGTCCTCCTTCAAATCAGCCAAAACCTGTCGGAGAGGCTTGACAGCAGCGGGGTTGCCTGTCTGGCCGAGACAGTATGCGAGCTCATGCTTGAGCAAGGCCGAAGGTGAGGTGAATCCGGCAGCGATGGCTTCGATGGCCGCGATCCTTGTAGTATTGTCATCCGAGGTGGTCGCAACGTGCTTCAGTGAGAAAAGAGCACGAAAACGGATGGGAAGAGGGGTATCCTCAGAACAGAGGGATTTCCTCAAGCTCAGAACCGTGGAATCGGCGGAGTCGAAGGTCTCTGGTGTATCAGCAGAAGGAGACATTTTGGAATATCGGTTGGAAACAGATCTTGATGTATCGTAGGGTGCTTCTAGATCAGCTCAGAATAAAATCTTCGCGGGGTCCTgagcttatcttatctcagACGAAAGTGAAATAACCCCGCCACTGATcagcttttttttttaggTGTGCCTGTCATGAGTTTTGGGCAGATCGCCGCCTTTAGCCGGTCCGATAACCGGCGCGCTCTCAGCGTGTTGGGTGTAAAAGGGCAGGAAACATTTGAAAGCTTATTGTATTGCTGATGCGACGGTTTTCGGATTGGCCTGCGATCACTAAGGCTTTCATACCAACCTCACTATCAGTGATAGTATTGAACGTTAGTACAGTTTCGTATCATTGAGCCACATCACTGGGAATGATTAGAAATATTGTGTTTTGAGGTTGTTTGTACATAGTACGAAAATGTTAATACTTACTACCAGTAAGTCTTTGGATAAGCATCTGTTGGAAAGGCCCTTCTTTCCGCTATATAAGACATTTTGAGGAGCCTATGGTCCGAACTTATCGAGTTCCCTTTTCAAATTTCCCAGACACTTAACTCGCCCTCATCAACCAAACAAATATGTCTCACTATGTAAAAAATATCATAAGATCATGGAGATCTAGGAGACTCGTATAGTGATCATACCTACCGCAACTTTCTTTGCAGAGCTAATGTTAATATATCGATATATCTATGGATCTTTATCCCTTCACTGTGTCTTGACTCATTGGCATTTGTGATTCCGCGGCGATACTTCACATCGCCGGACGCTTGCTAAGCAACCAATCAACATAGACGCTTAGCACTTACCCTAGGAACAACCACATCGATTATCTTAACCGCGTCAACATTCTTTGGACTCTCTCAAAAATTAATCCAGAAAGATACCAGATCCCAATCGGGAAGAATCTACCCTcacttctttttctttcttgctACTCTGTTCCTCGCTATTCAAGACAACCCTAAAATTGCAGGTTTGATACATTATTAAGCTTCGAGCTCACGTTGCCACCTCCGACTCACTTTCCCTCACTTCACGTCACTTCACAAAAAGACAATGGCACCCTCTCTTGAGGCCTCGGAGGCTGTAGACGATGTCCTCGCCAATCCGATCAAGCAGAAGCCACAACTAGTTGCCCCAGAGCCTCAGAACTGTGTTGGCCCCGATTCAGAGCAAGCTGGTAAAGCGGACGCATGCGCCGGGTGTCCAAACCAGGCCATCTGCGCATCAGCGCCCAAAGGACCAGATCCGGATATCCCTATCATCTCGGCGCGCCTGGAGAATGTCAAGCACAAAATCCTAGTACTAAGCGGAAAGGGCGGCGTCGGAAAGAGTACATTTACATCCCTATTGGCACACGCCTTCGCGACAAATCCAGACAGCACCGTGGGTATCATGGACACTGATATCTGTGGACCCAGTATTCCCAAGATGATGGGCGTGGAGGGCGAGACTGTGCATGTCAGCGGTACAGGTTGGTCACCTATCTGGGTCATGGACAACCTCTCTGTCATGAGTATTCAGTTTCTACTGCCCAACCGGGATGACGCTGTCATTTGGCGGGGTCCCAAGAAGAACGGTCTGATCAAGCAATTTCTCAAGGATGTGGAATGGGGTGACCTTGACTTTTTACTTGTCGACACACCACCAGGCACAAGCGATGAGCATCTCAGTGTAAACTCATTCCTGAAGGAGAGTGGGATCGATGGCGCTGTCATGGTCACCACACCGCAGGAGGTCTCACTCCTGGATGTAAGAAAAGAGATCGACTTCTGCCGCAAAGCCGGCATCAGGGTGTTAGGTCTTGCAGAGAACATGAGCGGCTTCGTTTGCCCCAAGTGTTCAACCGAAAGTCAGATCTTTAAGGCAAGCACAGGAGGAGGACGTGCACTGGCTGAAGAGATGGGCATTCCCTTCTTGGGATCAGTGCCCTTGGACCCTAGGATCAGGATGGCATGTGATTACGGAGAGAGTTACTTCGACTCATTCCCAGATAGCCCCGCCTGCATCGCGTTTCAAGGAGTTGTCAAGAATGTTGCGATGCAGTTGGGATTAAACACCCAGGATGTGCTGCCGGATGAGTAGGCAGTTATCTTGAAGTTACGTTTTTATGTAGATCATGATATATGGATTTCGCTGCCACGCCACGTTGCCTTTCTTTTGTGTGATTCTTGATTACTCtgacttgagcttgtcgGGGATTTCTTCCAAATCTTCCGCTGACTCGATATCAATAATTCGTCCGACCTCGGCCGTGTTGCGCATCAGCTCCTTGGCGCCGGCGTAGAGCATTCTGATCTCGGCGTTGCAGGTAACGGGGAGGTAGAAGATAAGTACGTATGGCACAGACAAGCGCCCATCGCCCTATGCTCATATTAACATCATGTCAAGTGTCAAGCATTCCTGACAGTTGTTCGATCAGACATACCATGGTGAGAGGGTAGCTCAGGAGGATGAATCGAGGCGCATGATCGGGGAGGTCATCGCCAATTTCTTCGAGGGAAGTATAAACGGTCTTGTCTTCGTCTTGTCGGATTTCGTAAGTGTTCTTATCGATCAGGTCTACAGGAGGGACGGTTAGCAAGAGAAAGGAGACCTATGACTTTCAAGTCTTATCACAAAGAGACGTACATACAAATAACAGCTTGGGGATCCTTGGCCCGAGAAGTAGTGAGTCTAAACTTGCGGAGGTGGTCCTTTGACTCTTCAGAGAAGGTATACAGTCGCGATTCCGACGCCTAAAAGCAGGATGTCAGCGGGCGAACTGGGGATGGAGAGGAGGTCGTGTGCGTGGATGTACCATTGTGAAGCTTTGTTTGACTTTGCTAATAGGTAAAGCCCCCTTTGTAGCTGTTTTAAAGCTGTGTCTGATACCTCAACTCTGTTTAGCAGTTATCAGACGAGTTAAGTTGGTGCAGCCCAATGCCCCGCCAAAGGGTAGGTAGCTGTTGACTTGACCCCACATTGTCCCGCCATTGTCTAGCGTAGCGAGTTAACGTCATCTACAGGCTTTTGAAATCGAGACAGCATTGGATCAATAAAGGGAGAACTTGCATATTTACCCTGCTATCTGCCTATCACCTGATCCTCAAGCTCTCTTATTGCATCTGCCCTTGGCCATCCATGTTCTCACGCATCTCTCAGGTAACCCGGCATCTTTCAGCTCCCGTTGTTGGCAACACCAGACGATTCGCCCTAGGAAGAATCATGGCTCCTATATCGGCAGATGAGCGCAACTCGCGCACCATTTCTACAGCCGCCTGTTTGATCATC
Proteins encoded in this region:
- a CDS encoding armadillo-type protein, with translation MSPSADTPETFDSADSTVLSLRKSLCSEDTPLPIRFRALFSLKHVATTSDDNTTRIAAIEAIAAGFTSPSALLKHELAYCLGQTGNPAAVKPLRQVLADLKEDPMCRHEAAEALGALGWADNLDILREYRDRKEEDISIIETCEIAIERIEWENSEERRKEKLRPSDFASIDPAPPMPESEQKAEVEELGHKLMDTNLPLFLRYRAMFALRDLASPPDLPTAVPAVLALAKGLSDSSALFRHEIAFVFGQLSHPASIPALTEALSNVNEASMVRHEAAEALGSLGEEEGVEATLRKFLHDKEKVVRESCIVALDIAEYEKGGEAEYALIP
- a CDS encoding P-loop containing nucleoside triphosphate hydrolase protein encodes the protein MAPSLEASEAVDDVLANPIKQKPQLVAPEPQNCVGPDSEQAGKADACAGCPNQAICASAPKGPDPDIPIISARLENVKHKILVLSGKGGVGKSTFTSLLAHAFATNPDSTVGIMDTDICGPSIPKMMGVEGETVHVSGTGWSPIWVMDNLSVMSIQFLLPNRDDAVIWRGPKKNGLIKQFLKDVEWGDLDFLLVDTPPGTSDEHLSVNSFLKESGIDGAVMVTTPQEVSLLDVRKEIDFCRKAGIRVLGLAENMSGFVCPKCSTESQIFKASTGGGRALAEEMGIPFLGSVPLDPRIRMACDYGESYFDSFPDSPACIAFQGVVKNVAMQLGLNTQDVLPDE